A genomic region of Spea bombifrons isolate aSpeBom1 chromosome 9, aSpeBom1.2.pri, whole genome shotgun sequence contains the following coding sequences:
- the SPRED1 gene encoding sprouty-related, EVH1 domain-containing protein 1, whose product MSGDQEPDDSYARVRAVVMTRDDSSGGWLPLGGGGLSCVTVYKNLHPEDNGCADFLVHGERLRDKTVVLECVLRKELIYNKVTPTFHHWKIGDKKFGLTFQSPADARAFDRGIRRAIEDLTQGCPTSSHGEAEAPEDGPQVSREDHYNSQNIDSFFQHDPLPIDELYRSSAIRPSPFENLNPRRGYMHNQVPLKQMRHVSFQDEDEIVRINPRDIIIRRYADYRHPDIWRNDPEREEPEVGPPATKTDSKKCNYVYSPPNGRDSVKEQKVPGVFKTQPTSSLKKRRKEDGERSRCIYCQERFNHEENGRGKCQDAPDPIRRCIYQVSCMLCAESMLYHCMSDSEGDFSDPCSCDASDENLCLRWLALVTLSFIAPCMCCYLPLRACHHCGEMCGCCGGKHKAAG is encoded by the exons TGACAGTTACGCCCGCGTGCGAGCTGTGGTGATGACACGGGATGACTCGAGTGGTGGATGGCTACCGCTAGGAGGAGGTGGTCTCAGCTGTGTTACCGTGTACAAAAATCTCCACCCTGAAGATAACGGTTGTGCTGATTTCCTCGTCCATGGAGAACGGCTTAGAGACAAAACC GTGGTCTTGGAATGCGTACTTAGGAAGGAACTTATCTATAATAAAGTCACTCCTACATTCCACCACTGGAAGATTGGAGACAAGAAGTTTGGCCTCACTTTCCAGAGTCCTGCAGACGCAAGAGCATTTGACAGAGGGATACGCCGTGCCATTGAGGACCTCACTCAAG GCTGCCCCACATCCTCCCATGGAGAAGCAGAGGCACCAGAGGATGGACCCCAG GTGAGCAGAGAAGACCATTACAACTCTCAAAACATTGACTCCTTTTTCCAACATGATCCACTCCCGATAGACGAGTTGTACCGCAGCTCTGCCATCAGACCCTCTCCATTTGAGAATCTCAACCCCAGAAGGGGTTACATGCACAATCAG GTCCCTTTGAAGCAAATGCGACATGTCAGTTTCCAGGATGAAGATGAAATTGTGCGTATCAATCCCCGGGACATCATTATACGACGATACGCAGACTACCGTCACCCAGATATCTGGAGGAATGACCCAGAGCGAGAAGAGCCAGAGGTCGGTCCTCCCGCCACCAAGACAGACAGTAAAAAATGCAACTACGTTTACTCCCCACCCAATGGCAGAGACTCTGTTAAAGAGCAGAAAGTCCCTGGGGTATTTAAGACTCAACCCACGTCCTCCCTGAAGAAGAGGCGGAAAGAAGATGGAGAGCGCTCCAGGTGTATATACTGTCAGGAACGTTTCAACCATGAAGAGAATGGGAGGGGGAAGTGCCAAGATGCTCCCGATCCCATCCGTCGGTGCATCTACCAGGTCAGCTGTATGCTATGTGCAGAGAGCATGCTCTACCACTGCATGTCGGACTCCGAAGGAGACTTCTCCGACCCTTGCTCTTGTGACGCCTCCGATGAAAACTTGTGCCTCCGCTGGCTGGCTCTAGTCACGTTATCATTTATTGCCCCCTGTATGTGCTGCTACCTGCCCCTACGCGCTTGTCACCACTGTGGGGAGATGTGTGGCTGCTGTGGGGGGAAGCATAAAGCAGCTGGATGA